The Penaeus monodon isolate SGIC_2016 chromosome 17, NSTDA_Pmon_1, whole genome shotgun sequence genome contains the following window.
GGATTGATTTGTCCAGATTACCTGAACTTTTTATAAGAATCTCGAACTTAGAAGTGGATCTCCCATATGGGGAAATTGATATGCTCATCGGCACAGATTGTTGTGAAATATTGCCAAGGGTTGTTGAACACAATGAGGGTATTCAGTTACTGGAAAATCAATTCGGGTTCAGCATTCGAGGTAGACATGACAAGATTACCAATGGATCCAACAGCAGCAATCACATACTTGTAAGAACTCATAAACTGTCTAGACTCGTAGATTTGAAGCAGATTAACATAGAGTCAACAGATAGCTTAAAGACTAAATTGGACAAATTCTTTGCCATGGAGGAAATGGGAACAAAATGTAAGCCACAGTGTATAAAGTGTATGTGTCGAGGATGTCCTGAACCTAATTGCATAAgtttaaaggaagaaagagaactaGCATTGATTGAGGAAGGATTGTTATATAATGAGGAACAAAAATGCTGGCTAGTAAAGTATCCATGGCTAAGGGATCCAATGCATttgaaagataatattaaagtAGCTAATGCTAGATTAAAAACAACAGAGAATAGATTGAAGAAACTTGGCAATGAATATGCCATGAAGtatcagagagagatagaagatatgatTGATAGAGGAGTGGCGAGGAAATTAAATAAGGAAGAGATACAAGAATACAAGGGTCCagttcattatattcatcatcatgaaGTATTGAAACCAGAATCCAACTCAACTCCAATACGCATTGTCTTCAACTCTTCTGCGTCATACATGGGGCAGAAGTTAAATGATTTCTGGGCAAAGGGGCCAGATATCCTGAACAGCTTACTGGGAGTTTTGTTTAGGTTTAGACAGAATAATATAGCTATAGCAGGCGACATAGCTAAGATGTATCATACTGTCAAGCTCAGCACAATGgatgaacatacacacagattttTATGGAGGGATTTGGATGACAATAGACCACCTGATCAGTATGCTCTTACCACAGTAACGTTTGGAGATAAACCTAGTGGTACCATAGCTACGCTAGCATTGAGACGCACTGTAGAGAAATTTGGCAAAGAATATCCGGATGTGCAAGATATGATTATTAACAATACTTATGTTGATGACATACTGTATTCTACTGATACTGTTGAGAATGCATTCAAGTTAATACAGGATGCGGAGAAGATATTGTGTCAGGGAAGTTTCAGAGTTAAACATTGGATTGTCAGTGGGCATTATGAAAGCAGCAAGGTCAATGTGATAAAATCTGACCATGAGAAGATTTTAGGATTGAAATGGAACCCGTTGGATGATCATTTTTTCTTCACAGTAAAACTTAATTTTTCTTCAAGAATAAGAAAGGTCAGAAGTGGTCCGAATTTAAATTcagatgaaattgatgataaatttCCAGAACATTTGACACGCAGAATGATATTGAGTCAAATTGCTTCCATATATGATCCATTAGGGTTTGCTGTACCAGTATTGCTCAAAGCGAAAATTTTGATGAGGCTCATGATTTCCAGAAGTGAATCGAAAGATGGCGGAATCAAGTGGGATGATCCACTTGATATTTCCATGGTTAAGGAATGGAAGATGTTTTTCAAGGAATTGTATGAGTTAGAGAGATTGACTTTTAGAAGATCCTTGATACCATCTAATGTAGTTGGTAAACCAAGCCTAATAATATTTTCGGATGGTAGCATGCAAGCATACGGAGCTTGTGCATATGTGAGGTGGCAAACTGGTGAACATGAATTTGAGTCACATCTGATAGCAGCTAGAAATAAGATTGCACCAATGAAGCAAATGTCCATTCCTAGGTTAGAACTATGTGCAGCTCTTATGGCTGCTAGACTAAGAGAATCTATATTAAAGGAGTTTACATGGAAGTTTGAGGCAATTTACCACATAGTTGACTCATCAATTGTAAGATCACAAATCCAAAAGGAGAGTCACGGATTCAATACCTTTGTTGCAGTACGCATAGCAGAGATACAAATCAAGACCGACCCAAAGGAATGGTGGTGGGTCGATTCAACACAGAATATCGCAGACATGACCTCTAGACCATGCAAACCAGAGAAAATTGGAAGAGAATCTGACTGGCAAAATGGACCCAAGTTTTTAACTTTACCAACTAATAGATGGCCCATCAAGCAAACTTGTGAGGATGAGTTAACTGACAGAATTGGTATTACCATGACGGTTAATAATGCAAGTCATGAGAATTGTGGTATACAATTAATTGATGTTAATAGGTATAGTGACTACTACAAATTGCTGAGAGTTACATGTAGGGTAATGAATGTATTCAAATACAAGTCTTTCAAAGGTATTCTAAGAACCCCCACAGTTCAAGGGATTACAGATGCAGAAATATTATGGGTCAAGGAAATGCAAAAGAGCATGACTGATTGGGAAACAAGGTTCAAAAGATTGGGACCATCAGTTGAAAGGGGAATTATAGTAGTAGGACAACGAATTTCTAAGTGGTTGAAAGACAATTGGAATCAAGAAAATTTCATGTTAATACCGAATAAACATCCTGTTACTAGATTGTACATATCCTGTCTACATAAAGTAGATCATGCAGGTATAGAGACTACTTTGTGTAAAATACAGAGGAAGTTCTGGGTTCCGGGAGCTAGAAAATTAGTAAGaaccattaaaaataaatgtgtaacatgcagaaaattaaataagaaagtgGAAGATCAATGCATGGGTCAAGTGAGGGCAGAAAGGATGAAACCTGCTCCACCATTCTATCATACAGCAGTAGATTTGTTTGGGCCCTTGACAATAAGAGATTCAGTTAAGAAGAGAACTTATGGAAAAGCatttggaattatttttaatTGCTTAGTGACAAGAGCAGTTTATTTGGATTTAGCTATGGGATATAGTACTGATGATTTCTTAACCACTTTTCAAAGATTCATTGCTATTAGGGGGGCCCCTAAATTTATGTATTCTGATAGGGGAACTCAGCTAATATCAGCTAGTAAGAAAGTAGAGACCcttggggagaaagagggtgtgaCCTGGATTTTCAATATGCCAAGTGATGCACCATGGTACAATGGCGTAAGTGAAGCACTGATCAAATCAGTCAAAAGGGAGCATTTGTGTTAGTATTGGAGATTCTGTACTAAATTTTGGAGAATTACAGACTGCTTTATTTTGTATTGCCAATTTAATGAATGAAAGACCAATAGGCTTAAAACCTGGATTTAGTTTGGAATTAGGTAGCTATCTCTGCCCAAATGATCTGTTACTTGGTCGATCTAGCTGTCATTGTCCAATTGGCTTGTATGAAATTGATGGAGATCATAAAAAGAGATTGAGGTTTatccaaaatattataaattctttttGGAAGAAGTGGCAAAGGGACTATTTCCCGTCAATGTTGATTAGACAGAAATGGCATACAGCCAAAAGGAATGTGAAAGTAGGAGATGTTGTTCTAGTGCAAGATAGCAATATTATAAGGGGAACATGGAAGCTGGCTCAAGTAATTAGGGCTGACCCAGGACGAGATGGAATAGTTCGTGAAGTtgatttaagatataaaataataaaggatgGCAAAGGGTATTATGGTGTGGCGGATAAGATCATGTGTAGATCAGTACATAGATTAGTAATGCTGTTGCCAATAGAAGAACAAGTTTAAGCATATGTACCTTGTCCAATAATCTAGTCCATGGTAGTCAATGTGGAGGGGGGAgtgtatcattagtatgataggtatatgaaaaataagaatatttatgtttatttgataattacgggtgagatgttacgttgcgcatctcgagtgttttttgtttacccaTGAGCCCACTTATGACGTTGCTGTGCGGTTGAGGCCTCGTGTGTGAATCCACTTCGCAGGGAATATTTGTGTTGTCGACCTTTCACAGAAGTGGCAGTTATTGGGCACAAGTCTTTACACTCATGAAGGTATGTTTAAGGATATTGAGTGGTTTCAAATTAATATCAGAAGAGGATAatcctcattaatattgataaatacacggaacatgagtttgttgtgttggcgtcggccataatttggagtgtttacttttcatatgCGTTTCAGCCAGTGTTATGTCCAATGGGCTGTGGATTGGATTTGTGCCGTAACTGAGATTATACGTGACGGTAACTACTGGGAATCATGGATTGTGATAGTGTGGCCATTGAAGTGAGTTCAATgaaaatgtacaatgtatgatttatttgtgaTATTGTTAGGCAGATTATTTACTTACGTCGCACGATATGTGTAGTGCATTCTTTACATTAGTTTAGTATTGTGAGATAATCAGTTCATTGTATACTTGGATTTATTTGttgcattaatattcattaatgcatgtatatttcttttgacgCAAAATAGgagatttatttagttattcagaacatttatgtgttattttgtatgatttaaaatgccaattgtattacctgaatatcatatttcaggttgaaactttgctccaataaaagactgttgcagctgatggcttttccttgatctcccagtacaatatatatatatatatatatatatatgtatgtatatatacatagttatatatatatatatatatatatatatatatatatatatatatatatatatatacatatatatgcatatatatacatatatatacatatatatacatatatatatatatatatatatatatatatatatatatatatatatatatataaagagagagagagagagagagagagagagagagaggagagagagataatatacatagatagatagatatatagatacatagatatatcgattgatacatatatacacacatgtgtgtgtgtgtatgtgtgtgtgtttatgtgtatatatatacatacatgcatatatacaatatatatatatatatatatatatatatatatatatatatatatataataatacatatataatacatatatatatacacatatatatacatatatatatatacatatatatatacacatatatatatatataatatacatatatatacatatatatatacatatataatacatatatatatacattatatatatcatatatatatacatatataatatatacatatatatatatatatatatataatatatatatataatattatatataatatatatatctatatatatataataatatatatataatatatataatatatataatataaaaatatatattatctatatatataatatatatatataattatatatatatattaatatatatatattatatacatatatctataatcatataatacatatatatataaatatatataataatatatattatatataataatacatatatatatacatatatatataatcatatattatacatatatatatatatataatatatatacatatatataatatatatattaaatttatatatatattttatataatatatatataatataatatattataatatatatatataatatatatataatatatatattataatatataatataatatatatatatatatataataatataatatatatatatataatatctatatatatatatataaaatatatataaatatatatatatatatataacatatatatatataattatattatatatatatatatatatatatatagatatataacatatatatatatatacaatatatatatatatatatatatattatatatatgtatagtatatatatatatatatatatatatacatatatatatatatacatatacatatatatatatattattatatatatatattatatatatattatatatacatatatatatatatatatatatatcatacatatatatatatatatatatatatatattatatatacctattctcCAGGTTATGGTTACCTCGAtcttacaaaaagggaaaaacaaatagTAAATGATTACacaagcaaaggggaaaaaagacaaaaaataaggaaaagcggCAAACGATGTATCTGAGCAAAAACAAGGAAACTCAGATACAATTAAGGTGCTCGAGTACCAGCACCTGCTCTCGGCGTTTTGTGattttctctctcaaaataattcgttttttctatcccttttctctctctctctttcttttctttcccccgatACTGGTGGAAATGAACAGGGACTTTTCCCTCACCTTTTTCGtgaaaagggtttggtttttctatttctgtgtgtgtgcctgataagcctctatctgtgtatgtgtgtccgggTTTGTGgctatgtgtctgtctatttgtctgtctgtctttaagtCTCTATCTGTAAgtctgcatatctctctctctctctctctctctctctctctctctctctctctctctctctctctctctctctctctctctctctctctctctctctctctttctctctctctttctctctctcgatctatcaatctatctacatctcagtctatttacctatcaatctatccatttatttatatctttttatttatatgtctctgtgtatcaatctacctatctatctatctatctatctatctatctatctaaatatttataatatatatatatatatatatatatatatatatatatatatatatatatatatatatatatatatataactatctgccagtttatctatatatttatctattcgtttatttccctttctccatcccacttttctatctatcctttGCTCTCGCCATCTCGCCCATCTCTGTTATTCAGCTTGTCAAACTATCTTCTTTTTTGCAGAATACCTCACGCGCaatggagatatagatagatacacagagtgatagataaatagacatatagatagatagacatatagataggtagatagatagataagcagacagacatatagatagataacagtcagacagacacataaacagacagatagatagatagatagatagatagacaaacagacagacagacggacagaggacagacgtatagatagacagacagatagatagatagatagttagatatttagatagatagatggatagatagatagatagatagatagatagatagatagacagagacaggcagacagacaaacagacagacataaagacagagagacagaaagatagaaataaagacagacagacagaaagacaggcagacagacagacagacagacagacagacagatagattgatagtttgactgattgatagataagtagataaatagatagatagataagtagatagatagatagatagatagatagataaatagatagatagaaagacagacagacaggcaggcaggcaggcagacggactGACGGACGGACGGTCAAATAAATAGGCAGATCGAttgacaaagagatagatagaaagaaagggaaatagaaaggtagatagacagacagatacatagataattagaaagagagaggagagagggagagagggaggggggagggagggagggagggagagagagagagagagagagagagagagagagagagagagagagagagagagagagagagagagagagagagaaggataaaaaagatagatagatagatagatagatagatagagcgagagagagagaaagagagagaaatagagatagatagatggatagatagatagagagataagtagatagatagggagagaaaaacatCATCGGcgtctttcatttccatttcaaaAACGGCAAAAGCTCGAGCCCTTGTAGCTATGCCCGGCCTACGTGACAATGATCGCTGATTCGTCAAAAAATAGTGTAAGGCAGATATAATCgacgtggggggtggggggaaacgaaggaagggggggagacgaaggagaaggggggagatgagggaggggaaggggaaaaggagggagaggggaaaagggagatgagagtatgggaagggggaaggaggagagggggaaagggattaggagagggggaaagggaggaggaggggaagatggaggaggaagaaaaggaagagggtggaagaaaaaaatcagtgagagaatgggaaaagTGATTTTCAGAGTGAAGAGGAGGtgataaaaggaaggggaaggaggtgaacgGAAACAGAAATTGGGAGAAAAGGtagggggataggaggaaggaagaagggagatggaagacgaagaggatgagaagggagaggggagagggaggagaagaatgggagaaaagaaaatggaaaggaggaggagagggataagaggaagggggagagggtagaacaaaaaagaaagagaaaaaaagaaaaggagaggtagaaatgaaagagacagagggaggtagaaaagatggaaaaaggagaGCAAATAGAGGTGAAGAGTgtcgacaataataatgaaaacgtccTACACGTGTAATAAAAAAATCGTGAAATCCTTTGTAGAATTTTAAATAATCCTTTGCATCTAATCTCTACCTGTGTGACGATTTCTTCcttgcaccccctccccttccctattctctctctctctctctctctctctctctctctctctctctctctctctctctctctctctctctctctcttcttatcctccttctccttctccttctccttcttccccttctccttctccttctccctctcctttaaaaagcaACATAACTTTGAAAGACTCTCGATAAAAGGAATCTAACAAATCCATATAAACACTAATAACAAAGGCCATGACCTCACATGATTATTAAGGTAGATTCTAAAGGCAACACATATCGAGGTCAAAAATAACATGGCTTTTAATCACTTCACTAGATGggataatcatcatatcatatgaACTCACCGTCACTAGCAGATTTTATGACAAGGCAAGTCAGAGTCAACAGGTAACTCACGCGCACCAACgtctgagagaggggagaggaggggtgagtggggttaaagaggggtgagaggggtgaaggaagggtgagaggggtgagaggggaaaggaagggtgagaggggtgaaggaagggtgagagggggaaaagaagggtgataggggtgaaggaggggtgagagggggaaagaaggggtgaaggaggggtggaaggggtgaaggaagggtgtgaggggtgtgaggggggaagagagggaggtggggaggagggataaagacgggatggggaggaggggagacagaagtGGGACAGGTAACCCTAACGTGAAATGATATAATAAGCTGGCACGAAATAATACTCTTCCTCTTCActagccctcccttcccccccaacttcttcctcttcactagccctcccttcccccccaacttcttccccattttccttccctccccctctccctccctttctccctcctttatccacTCTTTCAATATCCTCCCCACTTTTGCCTTCaactctctccatttcccccttttttccatagcCTGCcctacccccaccatccccaaccATTTCCGTTCCATAGCCCAACCCGCTGtgctttcaccccccctctcccccccccgccttaaTTCACTCTGAAAGTCAccctcttatctccccctccccctccccctaaacccaccctcttcccccgcTACTTTAACAATCCaacctgccccttcccccctaacACCCACCCAACCACTATCCCCGACACCCCCTACCTCCTgtatcccctccttccttccacccctccctcttcactaGTCCCCCTCCCCGCAcaaccccacctcccacccctccctcttccctcaccccctcctcccctaccacccttccctcttcctccaccctctccttccttaccgcccctcccccttcctctttcccagtcccctcccccaccatcttccccccttccccctcccccaccatctcgccagcgccccccccccttcccctcctccccggcCTCTGTTGCCTTCCTCGCGTGCCTTGATCTATAAATAATTCGGTATAATTAAGTGCCGTAATCACATGGCTCTTTCTCCTCATGCAAGCTGTCTTCTTCTCATTTCCATGGAAGActcgtgtagtttttttttgtcttttttctttttttcttttcttcttcttgcgttCGTTTTCTTCGttgagagtgagaaaaaataaggataataagcaAGCATGAAATAAAGGATTATGCACTTCGTTCCCGAATTTAATTGGCTTATGAGCATTCACGTTTTCAGTTCATCTTCCTCTAGTTATTActcatattgctattatcatatccGTTACTATCATCACGAtcgttatttctattactttattttcgctcttattattattatcattctaaccattattactatagtaaCTTATGTTAGAATTAGTACTACTGTTACCATCATTTCTACCATTACTATAGTTATCTTCAACAGCATCATATCGTCCCGATcaccatatacaaaatatagaaaacaacgaaaaaaaaaggaaaccaaatatCGCAAAACATAGATATTCCCAATTATTCCAAAAGTGTCATTACAAGGCCAAGCACACAAGTACAAGCGAACAGACAGTCCTTCAACTACATCAGCTGCTACTTATAAAAGTCTTCTAAGAAATCGGTGACTTTCCAGCCCCGGAAGTGATAAATCAAGCGAATgggtcttatcattattactgtcatcattgccTTCATTATCGTCATGCTTGCCGTCAGTGTCATTACTTTATCTATTTCGGTGGTATCGTTTGTATTGCcatggttattaatatcattatgattatgaatttgatcatcgttataatcattattttcgatagcattgttactgtttttattagtataataaatattataattgttgaaactcttatatatatggagatacatacataaaaaaaacacacacacacatacacacacacacacacacacacacacacacacacacacacacacacacacacacacattatatatatatatatatatatatatatatatatatatatatatatatatatatatatatatatatatatatatatatatatatatctatatctatatctatatctataatatttattatacatatatatatatctatttatttataaatattatatatatattatatatgtatattatatataattatattatacatatattataaatatcatatatatattatatatgtatattatatatatatattatatatgtatattatatatatataatatatatatatatatatatatatatatatatatatatatatatatatatatatatatatatatatatatatatatatataatatatattaacaaatgacAATTCTTCATGAAAAGGAACCCTTGCCATTCCAGGTATGTCCAGAGTGACCAGCATTAAACCAGCCATACCACACGACCGTTTTAGTGGGTCGTGAAGTATAGTTGGCTTAGAACTTGTCACTCCAGTCATATCAGGAGCGGCAAGCGTTCGAGTCCTGGTGAAGGAggcttgttttatttatatttatttattcacataattgcagcactgcattattccatcatatatatatatatatatatatatatatatatatatatatatatatatatatatatatatatataaatgtatatacattaatatatatatatatatatatatattatatatatatatataatatatatatatatatatatatatatatatacatatatatatatatatatatatatatatatatatatatat
Protein-coding sequences here:
- the LOC119583550 gene encoding uncharacterized protein LOC119583550 produces the protein MVDQVEQCWLDLKRVNLSDELNTANVVSHIEKILPSLQKREWVIKASDISVTGELFSELLGFLQKERKVLEYMNSNVRTSTSDSRATVHHVENVVENNSESELVKLIRKLNEEQQSKNREFESCIVNLNEVIKGIKCKENNISIRCLLHNSESHEITNCFKFKGCNSKERFDMIKRNGICFRCLNGYHSARGCKVGKLCDVVIEGQGPCNRNHHPLLHQDRIESSSHNAVMEKRGKALLNISTVHSKNLTVTVLWDPGSDTSLITHRMAKKLGLSGKDVNLSLVKVGNTIEYQSSKTYCVPLTDKNGKIWNVDAVGMNEISSKVKRIDLSRLPELFIRISNLEVDLPYGEIDMLIGTDCCEILPRVVEHNEGIQLLENQFGFSIRGRHDKITNGSNSSNHILVRTHKLSRLVDLKQINIESTDSLKTKLDKFFAMEEMGTKCKPQCIKCMCRGCPEPNCISLKEERELALIEEGLLYNEEQKCWLVKYPWLRDPMHLKDNIKVANARLKTTENRLKKLGNEYAMKYQREIEDMIDRGVARKLNKEEIQEYKGPVHYIHHHEVLKPESNSTPIRIVFNSSASYMGQKLNDFWAKGPDILNSLLGVLFRFRQNNIAIAGDIAKMYHTVKLSTMDEHTHRFLWRDLDDNRPPDQYALTTVTFGDKPSGTIATLALRRTVEKFGKEYPDVQDMIINNTYVDDILYSTDTVENAFKLIQDAEKILCQGSFRVKHWIVSGHYESSKVNVIKSDHEKILGLKWNPLDDHFFFTVKLNFSSRIRKVRSGPNLNSDEIDDKFPEHLTRRMILSQIASIYDPLGFAVPVLLKAKILMRLMISRSESKDGGIKWDDPLDISMVKEWKMFFKELYELERLTFRRSLIPSNVVGKPSLIIFSDGSMQAYGACAYVRWQTGEHEFESHLIAARNKIAPMKQMSIPRLELCAALMAARLRESILKEFTWKFEAIYHIVDSSIVRSQIQKESHGFNTFVAVRIAEIQIKTDPKEWWWVDSTQNIADMTSRPCKPEKIGRESDWQNGPKFLTLPTNRWPIKQTCEDELTDRIGITMTVNNASHENCGIQLIDVNRYSDYYKLLRVTCRVMNVFKYKSFKGILRTPTVQGITDAEILWVKEMQKSMTDWETRFKRLGPSVERGIIVVGQRISKWLKDNWNQENFMLIPNKHPVTRLYISCLHKVDHAGIETTLCKIQRKFWVPGARKLVRTIKNKCVTCRKLNKKVEDQCMGQVRAERMKPAPPFYHTAVDLFGPLTIRDSVKKRTYGKAFGIIFNCLVTRAVYLDLAMGYSTDDFLTTFQRFIAIRGAPKFMYSDRGTQLISASKKVETLGEKEGVTWIFNMPSDAPWYNGVSEALIKSVKREHLC